Proteins encoded in a region of the Gammaproteobacteria bacterium genome:
- a CDS encoding MFS transporter, whose translation MSTVVAVRKGSHASIAADTLTTFGDTRLASHYEMAHDKIRRFGDSYMGMVGSAAHHIVMENLLGGSGSSTRFGSRLEIFETLLTLHPTLKEKYFLNPKDEDDDPYESSRMDALIVNPHGVFAFYSMREVFEYSRFWAIGSGAEFALGAMHALYDRLDEADAIARAGVEAGAEFNNATSLPMTRYTVRLD comes from the coding sequence ATGTCGACGGTCGTAGCAGTCCGGAAAGGTTCGCACGCGAGTATCGCGGCCGATACGCTCACCACCTTCGGTGATACCCGATTGGCGAGCCACTACGAGATGGCGCACGACAAGATCCGCCGCTTCGGCGACAGCTACATGGGGATGGTCGGAAGCGCGGCCCACCACATCGTGATGGAGAACCTGCTGGGGGGCAGCGGGTCTTCAACGCGCTTCGGCAGCCGGCTCGAGATCTTCGAGACCCTCCTGACGCTGCACCCGACCCTGAAGGAGAAATACTTCCTCAACCCCAAGGACGAGGACGACGACCCCTACGAGTCGAGCCGCATGGACGCCCTGATCGTCAACCCCCATGGGGTGTTCGCCTTCTATTCGATGCGCGAGGTCTTCGAATACAGCCGCTTCTGGGCCATCGGGTCGGGCGCCGAGTTCGCCCTGGGCGCCATGCACGCGCTCTATGATCGCCTGGATGAGGCGGATGCCATCGCCCGTGCCGGGGTCGAGGCGGGGGCGGAGTTCAACAACGCCACGTCGTTACCGATGACGCGGTACACTGTCAGGCTGGATTGA
- the ribD gene encoding bifunctional diaminohydroxyphosphoribosylaminopyrimidine deaminase/5-amino-6-(5-phosphoribosylamino)uracil reductase RibD has protein sequence MSDARDARYMARALRLAGRGLYTTDPNPRVGCVLVRGDEIVGEGWHERAGGPHAELEALREAGDRAPGATAYVTLEPCAHYGRTPPCSDALLRAGVARLVVAMVDPNPLVAGQGIAKLRDAGIETESGLMAEQAEALNRGFLSRMRSGRPWVRVKTAMSLDGRTAMASGESQWITGEAARRDVQHLRARSSAVLTGVGTVLADDPSLNVRLTAAELGIVEPVRHPLRVVLDSELRTPTDAKMLALPGQMLILTTSQDAARIDTLRESGAEVAQVEGSATGLDLQAVMETLAVREVNEVHVEAGATLTGALLAEGLVHELVVYMAAHLMGDGARGLACLPAVSTMSDRIDLRFTEVRFVGPDLRMILHPTGSGKE, from the coding sequence ATGAGCGACGCGCGGGACGCCCGCTACATGGCGCGCGCGCTTCGCCTTGCCGGGCGCGGCCTGTACACCACCGATCCGAATCCCCGAGTCGGTTGTGTCCTGGTGCGCGGGGACGAGATCGTCGGGGAGGGTTGGCACGAACGTGCCGGCGGCCCGCACGCCGAGTTGGAGGCCCTGCGGGAGGCTGGCGACCGTGCGCCCGGAGCGACCGCCTACGTGACCCTGGAGCCGTGCGCGCACTACGGCCGGACACCTCCCTGCTCGGATGCATTGCTGCGGGCGGGCGTCGCCCGGCTCGTGGTGGCCATGGTGGATCCCAACCCCCTGGTTGCGGGACAGGGTATCGCGAAACTGCGGGACGCCGGGATCGAGACCGAATCCGGTCTCATGGCGGAACAGGCCGAGGCACTCAACCGGGGTTTCCTCTCGCGCATGCGATCGGGTCGGCCCTGGGTGCGCGTGAAGACCGCCATGAGCCTCGACGGGCGTACCGCCATGGCCTCTGGGGAGAGCCAGTGGATTACGGGAGAGGCGGCGCGGCGTGACGTGCAGCACCTGCGCGCGCGCAGTTCGGCGGTATTGACAGGGGTTGGTACCGTGCTCGCCGACGATCCCTCGCTCAACGTTCGGTTGACCGCAGCGGAACTCGGCATCGTTGAGCCGGTCCGCCATCCGCTCAGGGTTGTGCTCGACAGCGAACTGCGGACCCCGACCGATGCGAAAATGCTGGCGCTGCCGGGCCAGATGCTGATCCTCACTACGTCGCAGGACGCAGCACGCATCGACACCTTGCGCGAGTCGGGCGCGGAGGTGGCGCAGGTCGAAGGATCCGCGACCGGGCTCGATCTCCAGGCTGTCATGGAGACGCTGGCGGTGCGCGAGGTCAACGAGGTGCACGTGGAGGCCGGTGCGACACTGACCGGCGCGCTGTTGGCGGAGGGCCTGGTGCACGAACTGGTCGTGTACATGGCGGCCCATCTGATGGGTGACGGGGCGAGAGGTCTGGCCTGCTTGCCTGCCGTATCAACGATGAGCGATCGGATCGACCTGAGATTTACCGAAGTGCGGTTCGTCGGACCGGACCTGCGTATGATCCTGCACCCGACGGGTTCGGGTAAGGAATGA
- the nrdR gene encoding transcriptional regulator NrdR, protein MRCPFCNGQDTRVVDSRLAGEGDQIRRRRLCPSCGERFTTYEYAELNLPRVVKRDGRREPFSEQKLRKGLLYALEKRPVSTDRVEAAIDRIKRRALTSGEREIPSRRIGEWSMDALRGLDQVAYVRFASVYRSFEDIRAFRELVELLEQDLTPEMLDSQMTLLEEDKPPKP, encoded by the coding sequence GTGAGATGTCCGTTCTGCAACGGGCAGGACACGCGGGTGGTCGATTCGCGGCTTGCCGGTGAGGGCGACCAGATCCGGCGGCGTCGACTGTGTCCGTCCTGCGGTGAGCGCTTCACCACCTACGAGTACGCCGAGCTGAACCTGCCCCGCGTGGTCAAGCGGGACGGAAGGCGCGAACCCTTCTCCGAGCAGAAACTGCGCAAGGGTCTGCTCTATGCGCTGGAAAAAAGGCCGGTCTCGACCGACCGCGTAGAGGCGGCCATCGACCGCATCAAGCGCCGCGCCCTGACCTCAGGCGAGCGGGAGATCCCGTCGAGGCGGATCGGCGAGTGGTCGATGGACGCCCTTAGGGGACTGGACCAGGTCGCCTATGTGCGGTTCGCGTCCGTCTACCGCAGCTTCGAGGACATCCGGGCCTTCCGCGAGCTGGTCGAACTGCTGGAGCAGGACCTGACGCCGGAGATGCTGGACAGTCAGATGACGCTGCTCGAAGAAGACAAGCCTCCGAAGCCGTGA